The Nocardioides ochotonae genome segment CACGGTAGTGGGCCGCGCCACCCAGGTCCGATTCCGGGGTGTGGAGTGATTCGTCACGCTGACGCGGAAGACGGCTCGCCGATGCCGGACGGACCGTGGCCGGACCGTCACTCCACCGTGACCGACTTGGCCAGGTTGCGGGGCTTGTCGACGTCGAGGCCCAGGTGCGTCGCCGCGTGGTAGGCCAGCAGCTGGAGCGGGATGGTGAGCAGCGCCGGGTCCAGCTCGCGCTCGGTGCGGGGCACGTCAATGCGCGCGACGTCGGCCTCGGCCTCCAGTCCCCCGAGGTCGACCCCGGGGTGGGTGAGGACGACCAGCGGGCCGCCGCGGGCGGCGATCTCGTGCAGGGCGCCGACGTTGCGGTCGACCAGCTCGTCGTGGGGCACGATCGCGATGGTCGGCACCGCGGGCGAGATCAGCGCGAGCGGGCCGTGCTTGAGCTCGGAGGTCTGGTAGGCCTCCGCGTGGCGGTAGCTGATCTCCTTGAACTTCTGCGCGCCCTCGCGCGCGACCGGATAGCCGCGCACCCGTCCCACGAAGAAGAGGCTCTCGGCCTCGGCCAGCCTCTGCGCGAGCGGGATCAGCTCCTTCTCCTGGTCGAGCACCTGCTGGATCTGGGCGGGCAGCGCCTGCAGCGCGGTGATCAATCGGCGACCGTCGGCGACCGACAGGTCGCGCACCCGACCGAGCTGGAGCGCCAGGAGCGCGCAGCCCAGGAACATCGTGGTGAGCGCCTTGGTCGAGGCGACCGCCACCTCGGGCCCGGCGTGCAGGTAGATGCCGCCGTCGCACTCCCGCGCGATCGCGCTGCCGACCACGTTGACCAGCCCGACCACGCGACCGCCCTTGCGGCGTACCTCCTGCACCGCCAGCAGGGTGTCCACGGTCTCCCCGGACTGGCTGATCGCGACGTAGAGGGTGTCGGGCTCGATGACGGGATTGCGGTAGCGGAACTCGCTGGCGGCCTCGGCGTCGGCCGGGATCCGGGCCAGCTCCTCGATCAGGGTGGCGCCCATCTGGCCGACGTAGTGCGCCGACCCGCAGCCGAGCAGCTTGACCCGGCGTACGGCGCGGATCTCGCGGGCGTCCAGCCCGAGCCCGCCGAGGTGGGCGGTGCCGAACCGGTCGTCGAGACGTCCGCTCAGCATCCGCTCACAGGCGGCCGGCTGCTCGAGGATCTCCTTGAGCATGTAGGAGTCGCAGTCGCCGGCATCGAAGGCGTCGGCGTCGATGTCGAGGTGGGTGGGTCGGGTGGCGGTGGCGGTGAGGTCCTGGCGGTACGTCGCGAACCCGCCGGCGGTCAGCGTGGCCATCTCGCCCTCCTCGAGGTGGGCCACGGTGGTCGTGTACCGCACCAGCGCCGCGAGGTCGGAGGCGACGTGCATCTCCTTGTCGCCCACACCGATGATCAGCGGGCTGCCGTTGCGGGCCACCACGATCCGGTCGGGGAAGTCGGCGTGCAGGACCGCGATGCCGTAGGTGCCCTCGACCGCCGACAGCGCCTCGGCGACCTTGGCCTCGAGGGTGTCGGCCCCGGAGCGGCCGATGAGGTGGGCCAGCACCTCGGTGTCGGTGTCGGAGGTGAACTCGACGCCGGCGTCGACCAGGCCGGCGCGCAGCCCGGCGGCGTTGTCGATGATCCCGTTGTGCACCACCGCGACCTTGCCGGTCTCGTCGGTGTGGGGGTGGGCGTTGGCGTCGGTGGCGGGACCGTGGGTGGCCCAGCGGGTGTGGCCGATCCCGACCTTGCCGGCGAAGCGCTTCGGCAGCGCGTCGGCGAGATCGCGGACCCGCCCGGCGCGCTTGACGATGCGCGGGCTGCTGCCGGCGGTCGGGGGCAGGACCGCGACCCCGGCGGAGTCGTAGCCCCGGTGCTCGAGTCTGGCCAGGCCCTCGAGCAGCAGCGGGGCCGCCTGCTGGGTGCCGATGGAACCGACGATTCCGCACATGGGGACGTGCCTTTCTGAACGGACGAACGAATGGGGGACGGGGGCTCAGCCGTAGACGATCCGGCGCAGCTGGCGCTCGGTGAGCGCGGGCGCGGCGACGACGCGAGCCTCCAGCTCGGCGGCGAGCGTCGCGAAGATCTGCTCGTTGCGGGCGCCTGCGGCGCGCAGCTCGGCGTGCCGGCGGCGTACCAGCTCCTCGACGGGCTCGGCGTAGTAGGACACGACGTCCTCGACGACCCGGCGCGCCTCGGCGGTGCTCAGACCGGTCGTCCTCGCAATGTGGGCCACGAGGGCGACATCAACCGGCACGACCTCCACGATGCAC includes the following:
- the glmS gene encoding glutamine--fructose-6-phosphate transaminase (isomerizing), with the translated sequence MCGIVGSIGTQQAAPLLLEGLARLEHRGYDSAGVAVLPPTAGSSPRIVKRAGRVRDLADALPKRFAGKVGIGHTRWATHGPATDANAHPHTDETGKVAVVHNGIIDNAAGLRAGLVDAGVEFTSDTDTEVLAHLIGRSGADTLEAKVAEALSAVEGTYGIAVLHADFPDRIVVARNGSPLIIGVGDKEMHVASDLAALVRYTTTVAHLEEGEMATLTAGGFATYRQDLTATATRPTHLDIDADAFDAGDCDSYMLKEILEQPAACERMLSGRLDDRFGTAHLGGLGLDAREIRAVRRVKLLGCGSAHYVGQMGATLIEELARIPADAEAASEFRYRNPVIEPDTLYVAISQSGETVDTLLAVQEVRRKGGRVVGLVNVVGSAIARECDGGIYLHAGPEVAVASTKALTTMFLGCALLALQLGRVRDLSVADGRRLITALQALPAQIQQVLDQEKELIPLAQRLAEAESLFFVGRVRGYPVAREGAQKFKEISYRHAEAYQTSELKHGPLALISPAVPTIAIVPHDELVDRNVGALHEIAARGGPLVVLTHPGVDLGGLEAEADVARIDVPRTERELDPALLTIPLQLLAYHAATHLGLDVDKPRNLAKSVTVE